A genomic stretch from Telopea speciosissima isolate NSW1024214 ecotype Mountain lineage chromosome 7, Tspe_v1, whole genome shotgun sequence includes:
- the LOC122668621 gene encoding ethylene-responsive transcription factor ERF019-like: protein MKSSSQEVGSHEGKKKYKGIRRRKWGKWVSEIRVPGTTNRLWLGSYSNPEAAAIAYDTAMFYLRGPSSVTHLNFPNCLPNFLQTNMSPKSIQRAATNAAMAIDFELAKRAQEVKEDAMPLLLETQIFEDRDDIPGMYEGEAFNNISVDDIEIYLC, encoded by the coding sequence ATGAAGTCTTCTTCACAAGAAGTTGGTTCTCATGAAGGTAAGAAGAAGTACAAAGGTATTCGTCGCCGGAAATGGGGGAAATGGGTATCAGAAATTCGAGTCCCCGGTACTACCAACCGCCTTTGGTTGGGTTCTTACTCTAACCCGGAGGCCGCAGCCATCGCCTACGATACTGCAATGTTTTATCTAAGAGGTCCTTCATCAGTAACTCATCTCAACTTCCCCAACTGTCTCCCCAACTTCCTCCAGACCAACATGTCTCCCAAGTCGATACAGAGAGCAGCGACGAATGCTGCCATGGCTATCGATTTTGAGCTTGCAAAAAGGGCTCAGGAAGTAAAAGAAGATGCAATGCCATTACTTCTGGAAACACAAATTTTTGAAGACAGAGATGATATCCCTGGAATGTATGAAGGGGAGGCCTTCAATAATATTTCTGTCGATGACATAGAGATTTATCTCTGCTAG
- the LOC122668622 gene encoding 11-beta-hydroxysteroid dehydrogenase B-like, with the protein MDLLNSILNFVVPPASLVMLAFAWPTMCFINTVEWLYHTYYSENMEDKVVIITGASSGVGEQIAYEYAKRRANLVLVARRENRLWGISDNARRMGARHVMVIAADVVKEEECRRFIDETISFFGRINHLVNAASLGHTFYFEEAIDTSIFPLMMDINFWGNVYPTYVALPYLRQTNGRVIVNASIESWLPMPRMSLYSAAKAGLINFYESLRFELKDDVGITVATYGWIGSEMTRGKFMVDDGAEMQWKEEREAPVTGGHVEEYARLIVAGACRGVAYVKFSSWYDVFMVYRVFAPNVLGWTFRLLLTTNNQRRTSFFGTGRSLISETSPSRKVLTGPTSASPQLTFQQQQQLKFE; encoded by the exons ATGGATCTTCTAAATTCTATACTAAATTTTGTGGTTCCTCCTGCAAGTTTGGTCATGTTAGCATTTGCATGGCCAACTATGTGTTTCATCAATACTGTTGAATGGCTTTACCATACTTACTACTCTGAAAATATGGAAGATAAAGTGGTTATCATCACTGGAGCTTCTTCTGGGGTTGGTGAG CAAATTGCCTATGAATATGCAAAAAGGAGGGCTAATCTGGTGTTGGTTGCTAGAAGAGAAAATCGACTTTGGGGGATTAGTGATAATGCAAGGCGCATGGGTGCAAGGCATGTCATGGTCATAGCAGCAGATGTTGTCAAGGAAGAGGAATGTAGAAGATTCATTGATGAAACAATAAGCTTTTTTGGCCGGA TTAATCATCTAGTAAACGCAGCCAGTTTGGGACACACTTTCTACTTCGAAGAAGCTATAGACACTTCCATATTTCCTCTTATGATG gacATAAATTTCTGGGGAAATGTATATCCTACATATGTTGCTCTTCCATACCTAAGACAAACCAATGGTCGAGTAATTGTTAATGCATCAATTGAGAGCTGGTTACCTATGCCAAGAATGAGCCTATACTCT GCAGCAAAGGCAGGTTTAATCAACTTTTACGAGTCTCTGCGGTTTGAACTAAAAGATGATGTAGGAATAACAGTGGCAACATATGGTTGGATAGGGAGTGAAATGACTAGAGGGAAATTCATGGTAGACGATGGCGCAGAGATGCaatggaaggaagagagagaa GCACCAGTCACTGGAGGTCATGTGGAAGAGTACGCAAGGTTAATCGTAGCCGGTGCCTGTCGAGGAGTTGCATATGTGAAGTTCTCCAGTTGGTATGATGTTTTTATGGTTTACAGAGTTTTTGCACCAAATGTCTTAGGGTGGACATTTCGCTTGCTGCTTACAACAAATAATCAAAGGAGAACTTCCTTCTTTGGGACTGGAAGGTCTCTTATCTCAGAGACATCTCCAAGCAGGAAGGTTCTTACTGGACCTACTTCTGCTTCCCCCCAACTTACttttcagcagcagcagcagctgaAGTTTGAGTAG